One part of the Paraglaciecola sp. L3A3 genome encodes these proteins:
- a CDS encoding peroxiredoxin → MTNEIQNTVTFPQLNSPAPDFNAKTTHGQRSLADYKGKWLVLFSHPADFTPVCTTEFIGFANAAERFAEMNTELLGLSIDSIHSHIAWVRNIKEKFGVTIPFPIIADLSMEVAKSYGMVQPGASDTSAVRATFIIDPQGIMRAMVYYPMSNGRAVNEFVRLVDALQVSDENSCATPENWKRGEEVIVPPPHTVDDANAREDQGHNYVDWYFSKRAL, encoded by the coding sequence ATGACTAACGAAATTCAAAATACAGTGACTTTTCCACAACTAAATAGCCCGGCTCCTGACTTTAATGCCAAAACAACTCATGGCCAACGTTCGCTAGCTGATTATAAAGGTAAATGGTTAGTACTTTTTTCACATCCAGCAGATTTTACTCCTGTATGTACAACTGAATTTATTGGCTTTGCTAACGCAGCAGAACGCTTTGCAGAAATGAACACTGAGCTACTTGGTTTATCAATTGACAGCATTCACTCTCACATTGCTTGGGTGCGTAATATTAAAGAAAAATTTGGTGTGACTATTCCTTTTCCAATCATTGCCGATCTTTCTATGGAAGTCGCAAAGTCTTATGGAATGGTTCAACCTGGCGCAAGTGACACCTCAGCAGTGCGTGCGACTTTCATCATTGATCCACAAGGTATAATGCGCGCAATGGTTTACTACCCAATGAGTAATGGTCGTGCCGTTAATGAGTTTGTTCGTTTAGTCGATGCACTACAAGTGAGTGACGAAAACAGTTGCGCAACACCAGAAAACTGGAAACGCGGTGAAGAAGTGATTGTTCCACCTCCACACACTGTAGATGATGCCAATGCTCGTGAAGATCAGGGTCATAACTATGTAGATTGGTATTTCAGTAAAAGAGCGCTATAA
- a CDS encoding Rrf2 family transcriptional regulator has product MKINTFTNLTYRVLIYMALKDGQLVKTNEIADAYHISFNHLKKVMAKLAEFNYVKSTKGRSGGFQLARPQNAINLGTVFRMTIEDVAIAECFASPSNSCVISPDCKLRSILQDATARFIEELDQYTLVDLVKGREGALAYHLDIDVVNLT; this is encoded by the coding sequence ATGAAAATAAATACATTTACCAACTTAACTTACCGCGTATTAATTTATATGGCACTAAAAGATGGGCAACTTGTGAAAACAAATGAGATTGCTGATGCCTATCACATTTCTTTTAATCATTTAAAAAAAGTGATGGCTAAATTAGCTGAGTTTAATTATGTAAAAAGTACTAAAGGCCGTAGTGGCGGGTTTCAATTAGCCCGGCCGCAAAATGCAATTAACCTGGGTACCGTATTTCGTATGACCATTGAAGATGTCGCCATTGCTGAATGCTTCGCTTCCCCATCTAACAGCTGCGTCATCTCTCCAGACTGTAAATTACGTAGTATATTACAGGATGCCACTGCTCGTTTCATTGAAGAATTAGACCAATACACTTTAGTTGATCTAGTAAAAGGTAGAGAAGGTGCCCTTGCTTATCATTTAGACATTGATGTTGTTAATCTAACCTAG
- a CDS encoding sulfite exporter TauE/SafE family protein, whose amino-acid sequence MIILGYIAAVFMGLVLGVIGGGGSMLTVPILVYLMGVEPSVATGYSLLIVGATAAFGAVHYFREGLIDVKASIIFAIPSIFTVYLTRAYLMPSVPDIFITSPFEVSKNIVIMVLFAILMLGSAAMMLRKAYSKPNIDINAVKTITPNRLLIVIQGAALGLISGILGAGGGFLIIPTLVLFMGMPMKKAVGASLFIIALNSLIGFSGDLQAGIELAVPLVPLMLLATFVGIAVSTKISSKLNDGALQKFFAIFTLVIAVFIMSKELA is encoded by the coding sequence ATGATTATTTTAGGGTACATAGCGGCCGTTTTCATGGGCTTAGTGTTGGGTGTAATAGGCGGCGGTGGATCTATGCTCACCGTACCCATTCTTGTGTATTTAATGGGAGTCGAGCCTAGTGTTGCAACTGGCTACTCATTGTTAATCGTTGGCGCAACTGCCGCATTTGGTGCTGTACATTATTTTCGAGAGGGTTTAATTGATGTGAAGGCATCTATTATTTTTGCGATACCTTCAATTTTTACTGTGTATTTAACTCGTGCTTATTTAATGCCGAGTGTTCCAGATATTTTTATTACCTCGCCTTTTGAAGTGAGTAAAAACATAGTCATTATGGTGTTGTTCGCCATTCTTATGTTGGGTTCGGCAGCCATGATGCTTAGAAAGGCTTATAGCAAACCAAATATAGATATAAATGCTGTGAAAACGATAACGCCGAATAGGTTGCTCATTGTAATTCAAGGAGCGGCACTGGGATTGATTTCAGGAATATTAGGTGCTGGTGGAGGTTTTTTGATTATTCCGACTTTAGTTTTATTTATGGGCATGCCTATGAAAAAAGCGGTAGGCGCATCACTCTTCATTATTGCTCTTAACTCGCTTATTGGTTTTTCGGGAGATTTACAAGCTGGCATCGAATTAGCTGTGCCTTTAGTACCATTAATGTTGCTTGCTACTTTTGTGGGCATAGCTGTATCAACAAAAATCTCAAGTAAGTTAAATGATGGGGCATTACAAAAGTTTTTCGCTATTTTTACTCTAGTAATAGCCGTTTTTATTATGTCTAAAGAATTGGCTTAG
- a CDS encoding SDR family oxidoreductase codes for MKIAITGASGNLGSVIVKATIALVSKENVIGLARTPEKAEHLGIEVRPGDYNDQSQLEQSLQSVDTLLLVSGMDAPDKRIKQHRNVIEAAKKAGVKKIVYTSIQGAEENTAFSPVVQSNRQTEKDVSSCGLDWVIGRNGIYIEPDIEYIENYKKAGGIFNCAGDGRCGYTSRNELAYAYARLLTEDKHNGQTYNLHGEAITQYQLADYFNSAFGTDLIYKPMTVEEYREERQAELGDFIGTIIAGIYQGIRDGKADNVSHYKMAAGREHESWQSYFARIKADT; via the coding sequence TTGAAAATTGCTATAACCGGCGCCAGTGGAAATTTAGGTTCTGTAATCGTTAAAGCCACTATCGCTTTAGTATCAAAAGAGAATGTCATTGGTTTAGCACGTACCCCAGAAAAAGCTGAACATTTAGGTATTGAAGTTCGACCGGGTGACTACAATGACCAGAGTCAGTTAGAGCAGTCTTTACAATCGGTAGACACTCTCTTATTAGTGTCAGGTATGGATGCACCAGACAAACGAATTAAGCAACATAGAAACGTCATCGAAGCTGCCAAAAAAGCCGGTGTGAAAAAAATTGTCTATACCAGCATACAAGGAGCAGAAGAAAACACAGCGTTTTCACCTGTGGTGCAAAGTAACCGACAAACTGAAAAAGATGTCAGTAGCTGTGGTCTAGATTGGGTGATTGGGCGTAATGGTATCTATATTGAGCCGGATATTGAATATATCGAAAATTACAAAAAAGCGGGCGGTATATTTAATTGTGCAGGCGATGGACGTTGTGGTTACACTTCAAGAAACGAGTTAGCTTATGCTTATGCTAGATTGCTTACCGAAGATAAACATAATGGTCAAACCTACAATTTACACGGTGAAGCGATTACTCAGTATCAACTTGCTGATTATTTTAATAGTGCCTTTGGCACTGATTTAATATACAAACCTATGACAGTTGAAGAATACCGTGAAGAACGTCAAGCTGAATTAGGTGACTTTATTGGGACTATTATCGCTGGTATTTATCAGGGAATTCGTGACGGTAAAGCCGACAATGTGAGTCATTATAAGATGGCCGCTGGCCGCGAACATGAAAGCTGGCAGTCGTATTTTGCTCGTATTAAAGCTGATACCTGA
- the egtB gene encoding ergothioneine biosynthesis protein EgtB, which yields MLSTQQIAKLRNQYQQTRQYTESLCAPLHIEDYIPQAVDFTSPPKWHLAHTTWFFEEMILSKNVTDYAVFDAHFGFLFNSYYQTVGEKAVRAQRGVMTRPTVEQVYQYRHYVDAHMQRLLKDDISDEIKDLITLGINHEQQHQELLLTDLKYTFSLNPIHPVYHPDFDLVGQLSTVEPQSKYQQAWINIEENVYEIGHNEESFCFDNERCRHKMYLQSFQIATSLVSNAEYIEFIEAGGYQTFSYWLDDGWAWLNNNQISSPLYWQKIDGQWFYYTLAGLKLVDKDASVSHVSYYEANAFASWKNMRLATEFEWEVAANHFDWGQRWEWTGSAYLPYPGFGVSEGAVGEYNGKFMVNQMVLRGASVATSKNHSRSSYRNFFQPQCQWQFSGIRLVK from the coding sequence ATGCTATCAACCCAGCAAATTGCAAAGTTACGAAATCAATACCAACAAACACGGCAATATACAGAGTCTTTATGTGCACCACTACACATAGAAGACTATATTCCCCAGGCCGTTGATTTTACCAGCCCGCCTAAATGGCACTTAGCACATACCACTTGGTTTTTTGAAGAAATGATCCTCAGCAAAAATGTGACAGATTATGCTGTGTTTGATGCTCATTTTGGTTTTTTATTTAATAGTTATTATCAAACCGTTGGCGAAAAAGCAGTTAGGGCTCAGCGTGGTGTTATGACTCGTCCTACGGTTGAACAAGTTTACCAATATCGCCATTATGTTGATGCGCATATGCAGCGTTTACTTAAGGATGATATTTCTGATGAAATAAAAGATCTTATCACCCTAGGTATAAATCACGAACAACAACACCAAGAACTGCTTTTAACAGATCTGAAATACACCTTCTCATTAAACCCTATTCACCCTGTTTACCATCCAGACTTTGATCTTGTGGGGCAATTAAGCACAGTTGAACCTCAATCTAAATATCAACAAGCATGGATTAATATTGAGGAAAATGTGTATGAAATAGGGCATAACGAGGAGAGTTTTTGTTTCGATAACGAGCGTTGTCGGCACAAAATGTATTTGCAGAGTTTTCAAATAGCGACGTCGCTTGTGAGCAACGCTGAATATATAGAATTTATTGAAGCTGGTGGTTATCAGACCTTTAGTTATTGGCTAGATGACGGTTGGGCATGGTTGAATAACAATCAAATTAGTAGCCCTTTGTACTGGCAAAAAATTGATGGCCAGTGGTTTTATTACACATTGGCTGGTTTAAAACTCGTTGATAAAGATGCCAGTGTGTCACACGTTTCTTATTATGAAGCTAATGCCTTTGCTAGTTGGAAAAACATGCGTCTAGCCACAGAATTTGAATGGGAAGTCGCTGCTAATCATTTTGACTGGGGCCAGCGCTGGGAATGGACTGGATCGGCCTATCTTCCTTATCCTGGATTTGGTGTAAGTGAAGGGGCTGTGGGCGAATACAATGGTAAGTTTATGGTTAATCAAATGGTATTGCGGGGGGCTTCGGTGGCAACTTCAAAAAATCATTCACGATCAAGCTATCGCAACTTTTTCCAACCACAATGTCAATGGCAGTTTTCAGGTATTCGTTTAGTTAAATAA
- the egtD gene encoding L-histidine N(alpha)-methyltransferase — MIEQFAENVDLGLSKSEKTLPSKYFYDKNGDELFVEIMNMPEYYLTRCEMEIFTSQTDALIESFQADKNEYFELIELGAGDGSKTRKLLAALSEKGYQFEYLPVDISQNALDQLQLSLQQHLPQVSVVPKHGDYFDMLGSVKDSHHPKIVLFLGSNIGNMTDAIASDFLYQLGANLNTNDKLLLGTDLIKSADIVLPAYNDEAGITSSFNLNLLHRMNTELGADFDPDGFAHAPEYNENEGIAKSYLLSNKQQTVEIAAIGKTYDFRAGEKIHTEISRKYNDNVLANILAKTDFTVSAKFTDKNNYFADYLLNRN; from the coding sequence ATGATTGAACAATTTGCAGAAAATGTAGATCTGGGTCTGAGCAAGTCTGAAAAAACCTTACCTTCTAAATACTTTTATGACAAAAATGGTGATGAGCTGTTTGTCGAAATTATGAATATGCCAGAGTATTATTTAACTCGTTGTGAAATGGAGATATTTACTAGCCAAACTGATGCATTAATTGAGTCTTTTCAGGCAGACAAAAATGAATATTTTGAGTTAATCGAACTTGGTGCAGGTGACGGTAGCAAAACCCGTAAGCTATTGGCTGCACTGAGTGAAAAAGGTTATCAATTTGAATATTTACCAGTAGATATATCGCAAAATGCCTTAGACCAATTACAGCTATCATTACAACAGCATTTACCACAAGTTTCGGTTGTGCCTAAACATGGTGACTACTTTGATATGTTAGGTTCGGTGAAAGATAGCCATCATCCGAAAATAGTGCTATTTCTAGGGTCAAATATCGGTAATATGACAGACGCTATTGCTAGCGATTTTCTTTATCAATTAGGGGCTAACTTAAATACAAATGATAAGTTGTTATTAGGTACCGACTTAATCAAATCTGCTGATATTGTATTGCCTGCCTATAACGATGAAGCGGGTATCACAAGTTCGTTTAATCTTAACTTATTACATCGAATGAATACTGAGCTAGGCGCTGACTTTGATCCTGATGGCTTTGCCCATGCCCCGGAATATAATGAGAACGAGGGAATTGCTAAGAGTTATTTGTTAAGTAACAAACAGCAAACTGTCGAAATAGCCGCCATTGGCAAAACCTATGATTTTCGTGCCGGTGAGAAAATTCATACTGAAATTTCACGGAAATATAACGATAATGTTTTAGCTAATATATTGGCAAAAACAGATTTCACTGTCAGTGCCAAATTTACCGATAAAAATAATTACTTTGCTGATTATCTATTGAATCGAAATTAG
- a CDS encoding BCCT family transporter produces MLVNNTNKLEKSALFLCVGLSILAFLFPDMLTQQLQPIINQLLALLGSPFFILVNVLLFTVIVIAISPLGRRKMGGEQAQVEFKLFGWLSMLFAAGMGSGLIFWGIAEPALHTITSPLKADLYANPQTSGLALTLVNWGAHAWALYAVFGLVLGGVSSKSGESGDISAPVLSVSKGWLSERWQNKLAFIIKLVAIFAIFFGVVGTIANSTLLLRKGLEVKLGVESALFSGFIIISLIVILYTLSAKLGLKKGIQALSKLNVYIAFSLIVWLLIFVPIQPIIDTAIGGTWDYVQLITNGTWHFANQLKDPQWANGWTYNYYFWWLAWGPFVGVFLAKISQGRPVWQYILGVVLVPTLVTIVWFSVFSGSAIAWDTAYQSGILEAIKTDYTQGLFVFFAQLGWPGALLVWASLLLLLIFVATSADSAVLVIRQLSGANETKTWSLYGWSFALGLCAYVLLVQNNEQLNRSIAIIGALPFLLIFLLQLLGFVKEFISERN; encoded by the coding sequence TTGCTAGTAAATAATACAAATAAACTCGAAAAATCGGCATTGTTTTTATGTGTGGGTTTGTCGATTTTAGCGTTTTTGTTTCCCGATATGTTAACCCAACAGTTACAACCAATTATTAATCAATTATTGGCTTTGTTAGGCTCGCCCTTTTTTATACTGGTTAATGTATTACTGTTCACCGTAATAGTAATTGCCATTAGCCCACTTGGGCGACGTAAAATGGGCGGTGAACAGGCACAAGTCGAATTCAAATTGTTTGGTTGGTTGTCTATGTTATTTGCCGCAGGTATGGGCTCAGGGCTTATTTTCTGGGGCATTGCCGAGCCAGCATTACACACTATTACTTCCCCTTTAAAAGCTGACTTGTATGCCAACCCACAAACAAGCGGCTTAGCTTTAACCTTGGTTAATTGGGGCGCACATGCATGGGCTTTATACGCCGTATTTGGTTTAGTTTTAGGTGGGGTAAGCAGTAAAAGTGGTGAATCTGGTGATATTAGTGCGCCTGTGCTCAGTGTCAGCAAAGGTTGGTTAAGTGAGCGTTGGCAAAACAAGTTGGCTTTTATAATTAAGTTAGTAGCAATTTTTGCCATATTTTTTGGTGTGGTTGGCACCATAGCTAACTCTACTTTGTTACTGCGTAAAGGTTTAGAAGTTAAATTAGGCGTTGAATCTGCATTGTTTTCGGGTTTTATCATTATTAGTTTAATTGTGATCTTGTATACTTTATCAGCCAAGCTGGGCCTTAAAAAGGGTATTCAAGCCCTAAGTAAACTCAATGTTTATATCGCTTTTTCTTTGATTGTTTGGTTATTAATATTTGTGCCTATACAGCCCATTATTGACACTGCCATTGGTGGTACTTGGGATTATGTACAATTGATAACCAATGGTACTTGGCACTTTGCTAACCAGCTTAAAGATCCGCAATGGGCTAATGGTTGGACTTACAATTATTATTTTTGGTGGTTGGCTTGGGGGCCATTTGTGGGCGTGTTTTTAGCAAAAATAAGCCAAGGTCGACCAGTATGGCAATATATTTTAGGCGTGGTGTTAGTGCCGACATTGGTGACTATTGTTTGGTTTAGTGTATTTTCTGGGTCGGCTATCGCTTGGGATACGGCCTACCAAAGCGGTATTTTAGAGGCAATTAAAACTGATTATACCCAAGGCTTATTTGTGTTTTTTGCGCAACTAGGCTGGCCAGGTGCTCTGCTAGTATGGGCAAGTTTATTGCTGTTATTAATATTTGTCGCCACTTCTGCCGATTCTGCGGTATTAGTTATACGCCAGTTAAGTGGGGCTAACGAAACTAAAACATGGAGCTTATATGGCTGGTCATTTGCTTTAGGTTTATGCGCCTATGTGTTATTAGTGCAAAACAATGAGCAGTTAAATCGGAGCATTGCCATTATTGGCGCCTTACCCTTCTTACTTATATTTTTGCTGCAATTATTGGGCTTTGTGAAAGAGTTTATAAGTGAACGAAACTAA
- a CDS encoding ABC transporter substrate binding protein, with product MKKEFLRTINYFILCLSFFCSSSLFANQAVLVIHSYHQEHLWTGFMKLGIDQVLTSEDNVMVYHEYLDAKRYPHTTYQKTFFNYLQKKYSNTPLDALMVSDDYALTLLSQQQALFIAEVPVVYLGINKISNELLNKKNYTGVFENRDLATTVFDIKALTKNDALIVISDSSMPGKANLAKVMAVKNDPRAPKQLYIINDIVSTNITNRMEDFAKNIPILKIGQLISPESSHSLASWNNGTKILTSALPNPVFTIASTTLKYGSVGSHELNGKQHGIQAAHLVKRILQGEEVNNIKAITNANSTWTFNWQALKKHGMQEANPPDGSVILHRDVSFYQQNKILVWVIAATFLIALLIITLLTVIIINGRDKRKLLAENELRYKDLAHSGASIFWETDSLFVISYISGNTAVLWNKAPEQLIGMPFTELMQNNNIEFPLLELKQAFSSQQPLEHILFKCKVAENKAKVFMLNGKSIADAHGFKGYRGICNDVSKEQDLSEKLTYQATYDSLTGLINRETFNLQLVNYIAQSNHLESSSYLCFLDLDRFKLVNDTAGHLVGDAMLEQVAQKLKSCLDKDDILGRVGGDEFGLLMVDKSHEDALAICEKIITVVNQFKFNWHKRYFSVGVSIGMVSIIEHFSATDLLSKADIACYKAKELGKNRVFSTKADSDELHQDEQQMAYIANVSQAIEQEQFYLVKQLICATDADKKHQHYEVLIRYKDELGNIISPASFIPAAEKFGVITLIDKWVVTKVFNCFEQYFSKVNCISINLSGLSLSDESFIEYITLLLAQGNVDPERICFEITETAAISNIDGAISFMLKMKTLGIRFALDDFGSGTSSFGYLKSLPVDYLKIDGSLVKNILTEPVDKAIIASIHDIAQMLGMQTIAEFVENNEIRQALDEIGIDYVQGYGIGKPEPC from the coding sequence ATGAAAAAAGAGTTTCTGCGGACCATTAACTATTTTATTTTATGCCTTAGTTTTTTTTGTAGTTCATCATTATTCGCCAACCAAGCAGTGTTAGTCATCCATTCTTACCACCAAGAACACCTTTGGACTGGTTTTATGAAGCTTGGTATCGACCAAGTCCTAACTAGCGAAGATAATGTCATGGTTTACCATGAATATTTAGACGCAAAACGTTACCCACATACAACTTACCAAAAAACTTTTTTTAACTATTTACAAAAAAAATATAGTAATACGCCATTAGATGCACTCATGGTGTCAGATGATTATGCGCTAACACTTTTAAGCCAACAACAAGCACTATTTATAGCAGAAGTTCCTGTTGTATATCTGGGAATTAATAAAATTAGCAATGAATTATTAAATAAAAAAAATTACACAGGTGTTTTTGAAAATAGAGATTTAGCGACCACTGTTTTTGATATAAAAGCTCTGACAAAAAATGATGCGTTAATTGTCATTAGTGATAGCAGTATGCCAGGCAAGGCCAACTTAGCTAAAGTTATGGCAGTTAAAAATGATCCCCGAGCGCCAAAACAGCTGTATATAATAAACGATATAGTCAGTACTAACATTACTAATCGTATGGAAGATTTTGCTAAAAATATTCCAATTTTAAAAATAGGACAATTGATTAGCCCAGAAAGTAGTCATTCACTAGCAAGCTGGAATAACGGCACCAAGATCCTAACAAGTGCGCTGCCGAATCCGGTATTTACCATCGCAAGCACCACACTCAAATATGGATCCGTCGGTTCTCATGAATTAAATGGGAAACAACACGGTATACAAGCCGCCCATTTAGTCAAAAGAATTTTGCAAGGTGAAGAAGTTAATAACATTAAGGCTATTACTAATGCTAATTCCACCTGGACCTTCAATTGGCAAGCTTTAAAAAAGCATGGTATGCAAGAAGCTAATCCTCCTGACGGGAGCGTGATCTTGCACCGAGATGTGAGTTTTTATCAACAAAATAAAATTTTAGTTTGGGTTATCGCCGCTACTTTTTTGATCGCTTTATTAATCATTACTTTATTAACTGTGATTATTATAAATGGCCGAGATAAACGTAAATTACTAGCCGAAAATGAACTGCGTTATAAAGACCTTGCTCATTCTGGGGCAAGTATATTTTGGGAAACCGACTCACTCTTTGTGATAAGTTATATTTCAGGTAATACCGCTGTATTATGGAATAAAGCACCTGAGCAATTAATCGGTATGCCATTTACAGAATTAATGCAAAATAACAATATTGAATTCCCCTTACTAGAATTAAAGCAGGCCTTTTCATCACAACAGCCATTAGAGCATATTTTATTTAAATGCAAAGTGGCCGAAAACAAAGCTAAAGTGTTTATGTTGAATGGTAAGAGTATTGCTGATGCACATGGCTTTAAAGGTTATCGTGGAATTTGTAATGATGTATCCAAAGAACAAGATTTATCGGAAAAATTAACCTACCAAGCAACCTATGATTCTTTAACCGGATTAATCAATCGCGAAACTTTCAACTTGCAGCTGGTTAACTATATAGCACAAAGTAACCATCTAGAATCTTCCTCATATTTATGCTTTTTAGATTTAGATCGTTTTAAGTTAGTCAATGATACAGCAGGTCATTTAGTTGGTGACGCCATGTTAGAGCAAGTTGCGCAAAAACTAAAAAGTTGCCTAGATAAGGATGATATTTTAGGCCGCGTTGGTGGTGATGAATTTGGTTTATTAATGGTAGATAAAAGTCATGAAGACGCTTTAGCCATTTGTGAAAAAATAATAACGGTCGTTAACCAATTCAAATTTAACTGGCATAAACGCTATTTTAGCGTAGGTGTTTCTATTGGTATGGTGTCTATTATTGAACATTTTTCTGCCACCGATTTACTCAGTAAGGCTGATATTGCTTGTTATAAAGCAAAAGAACTGGGTAAAAATCGTGTTTTTTCAACTAAAGCCGATAGTGATGAGTTACATCAAGATGAGCAACAAATGGCCTATATTGCTAATGTTTCTCAAGCCATAGAACAAGAACAATTTTACCTAGTTAAACAATTAATTTGTGCTACAGACGCTGACAAAAAACACCAGCATTATGAGGTGCTTATCCGCTACAAAGATGAGCTAGGCAATATTATCTCTCCGGCTTCTTTTATTCCAGCCGCAGAGAAATTTGGTGTGATCACTTTGATCGATAAATGGGTAGTGACCAAGGTATTTAACTGTTTCGAGCAATATTTTTCTAAGGTGAATTGTATTTCGATTAACTTATCTGGTTTAAGCTTAAGTGATGAGTCTTTTATTGAATACATTACCTTGTTATTGGCACAAGGTAATGTCGATCCTGAACGTATATGTTTTGAAATAACCGAAACCGCGGCAATTAGTAATATCGACGGTGCAATTTCATTTATGCTAAAAATGAAAACACTAGGCATTCGTTTTGCCTTAGATGATTTTGGTAGCGGCACTTCTTCATTTGGCTACCTTAAAAGCCTGCCCGTAGATTATTTAAAAATTGATGGCAGTTTAGTTAAAAATATACTGACAGAGCCTGTTGATAAGGCAATTATTGCCTCAATTCATGATATTGCACAAATGTTAGGTATGCAGACAATTGCCGAGTTTGTGGAAAATAACGAAATCAGGCAAGCTTTGGACGAGATTGGCATTGATTATGTGCAAGGTTATGGAATAGGTAAACCAGAGCCTTGCTGA
- a CDS encoding FKBP-type peptidyl-prolyl cis-trans isomerase, which translates to MKYIVLVVVIALVIFYFTNSAKNKKLALENITIGEEFLANNKTSQGVQETSSGLQYLVLNKGEGQVHPTPSSTVKVHYHGTLLDGTVFDSSVERGQPISFPLNQVIQGWTEGLQLMVVGEKFKFFIPANLAYGNRATGKISAGSLLIFEVELLAIQ; encoded by the coding sequence ATGAAATATATTGTTTTAGTTGTTGTTATTGCATTGGTGATATTTTATTTCACAAACAGCGCCAAGAATAAAAAGTTAGCCCTTGAAAATATCACCATTGGTGAAGAGTTTTTAGCTAACAACAAAACTAGCCAAGGTGTTCAAGAAACCTCTTCGGGCTTGCAATATTTAGTATTAAATAAAGGCGAAGGCCAGGTTCACCCTACCCCTAGCTCAACAGTAAAAGTGCATTACCATGGTACTTTATTAGACGGTACTGTGTTTGATAGCTCAGTGGAACGTGGTCAACCAATTAGCTTTCCTTTAAATCAGGTCATTCAAGGTTGGACCGAAGGTCTGCAATTGATGGTTGTAGGTGAAAAATTTAAATTTTTCATCCCTGCAAATTTAGCCTACGGCAATAGAGCAACCGGCAAAATCAGCGCAGGCTCTTTACTTATTTTTGAAGTAGAACTTTTAGCAATTCAATAA
- a CDS encoding LLM class flavin-dependent oxidoreductase produces MIPLSLLDLAPVCQGSTITTALNNSREMAVAAEQLGYSRIWLAEHHGMLGVASSATALAISHIAAATKHIRIGAGGIMLPNHSPLIIAEQFGTLEALYPGRIDLGLGRAPGTDMATARALRRNLQGSVDQYPQDIEELQQLLGPQQPEQTIIAVPGNNSNIPIWLLGSSLYSAQLAASKGLPYSFASHFAPDQLFDALNLYRQGFKPSAQQASPYVSAGMMAVVADTDEQANYLFSSLQQQFVNLRRGNNQTFQPPTDNMQSRWTEIEEMMVKQTLRYALVGSQNTVKQKLEKFIDATQVDEVIVSMPIYDLEDRLHSLALLADLKV; encoded by the coding sequence ATGATCCCATTATCTTTGCTTGATCTCGCCCCTGTATGTCAGGGCAGCACTATCACCACAGCATTAAACAACAGTCGTGAAATGGCCGTAGCGGCTGAGCAGTTAGGTTATAGCCGTATTTGGTTGGCTGAACATCATGGCATGTTGGGCGTTGCAAGTTCGGCTACAGCATTAGCTATTAGCCATATAGCTGCGGCCACTAAACATATTCGTATTGGTGCCGGTGGGATCATGTTACCCAATCATTCGCCTCTCATTATTGCCGAACAATTTGGCACGCTTGAAGCCTTATATCCTGGGCGGATTGATTTAGGTTTAGGCCGAGCGCCGGGCACAGACATGGCAACAGCCAGAGCATTAAGGCGAAACTTACAAGGCAGTGTTGATCAATATCCACAAGACATTGAGGAGTTACAACAATTACTCGGTCCACAACAGCCCGAGCAAACCATCATTGCTGTGCCAGGCAATAACAGTAATATTCCGATTTGGTTACTGGGTTCTAGTTTGTACAGTGCACAATTAGCGGCCAGCAAGGGTTTACCTTATTCATTTGCGTCACACTTTGCACCTGATCAGTTATTCGACGCCCTCAATCTTTATCGACAAGGCTTTAAGCCGTCAGCTCAACAGGCTAGCCCTTATGTTTCGGCGGGTATGATGGCGGTAGTCGCCGATACTGATGAGCAGGCAAACTATCTGTTTAGTTCTTTACAGCAACAATTTGTCAATTTGCGCCGAGGTAATAACCAAACATTTCAACCACCTACCGACAACATGCAAAGTCGCTGGACAGAAATAGAAGAAATGATGGTTAAACAAACATTGCGTTATGCCTTGGTGGGCAGCCAAAACACAGTAAAACAAAAACTAGAAAAATTTATAGACGCCACCCAAGTGGACGAAGTCATAGTGTCTATGCCGATATATGATCTTGAGGATCGCCTACACAGCTTGGCATTATTAGCTGATTTAAAAGTTTAA